The following are encoded together in the Bacillota bacterium genome:
- a CDS encoding NAD(P)H-hydrate dehydratase has protein sequence MSGVAPGGVPIGEIEALTAEEMRQVDRLAAERWEMGSETLMEVAGRQVAWALASLATHGLPPRPAGRGLRRVEELPAPAPLPLRDPPRVAVVAGRGHNGGDGLVAARTLADWGFPVRVLALADEMERAEGLPGLQWRRLGGWPVERRTLGRAAEGIEEALRGSDWIVDAVTGSGVQGGLHGGAARAAEAMAGARARGARILAVDLPSGSDADRGACPEPSVHADVTVTIGRPKLGTLLFPAAEAAGLLLLGEIPVPPVVWRAAEPRAWLLEPAGAAALLPARPAAAHKGAFGHVLVVGGSRGLSGAPGLAARGAVRGGAGLVSVATVDEVAGPVAGSLPEAMVSGFRPDPDGRLGPEVVAGILALAERADVLLLGPGLGRSEGTRGLVRALLERWQGGLVLDADALAVVGADEVAALRGRLPRAAARTVVTPHPGEAARFLGRPTGEILTDLPAAARELARRAGAAAILKGAHTLVAAPDGRLWVNPTGNPGMATGGSGDVLGGLVAALVGQGLEAAAAARLAVYLHGLAGDLAAEAGSARALAAGDLADGLGAAYRWLEEGARSGRGPRRGSEATGHEMMSWWRM, from the coding sequence ATGAGCGGCGTCGCGCCGGGCGGCGTCCCGATCGGCGAGATCGAGGCGCTGACCGCCGAGGAGATGCGCCAGGTCGACCGGCTGGCCGCGGAGCGCTGGGAGATGGGCTCCGAGACACTGATGGAGGTGGCCGGCCGCCAGGTGGCCTGGGCGCTCGCCTCGCTCGCCACCCACGGCCTGCCGCCGCGCCCCGCCGGCCGCGGCCTCCGGAGGGTGGAGGAGCTCCCCGCCCCCGCCCCGCTTCCGCTCCGGGATCCGCCCCGCGTCGCCGTGGTCGCCGGCCGCGGCCACAACGGCGGCGACGGCCTGGTGGCCGCGCGGACGCTGGCGGACTGGGGCTTCCCCGTCCGCGTCCTGGCCCTCGCCGACGAGATGGAGCGGGCCGAGGGGCTTCCCGGCCTCCAGTGGCGCCGCCTGGGCGGCTGGCCTGTGGAGCGGCGGACGCTGGGGCGCGCCGCCGAGGGGATCGAGGAAGCGCTCCGCGGCAGCGACTGGATCGTCGACGCCGTCACGGGGAGCGGCGTGCAGGGCGGCCTTCACGGCGGCGCGGCGCGCGCCGCGGAGGCGATGGCCGGGGCCCGCGCGCGGGGCGCCCGCATCCTGGCCGTCGACCTGCCCAGCGGCAGCGACGCCGACCGCGGCGCCTGCCCGGAGCCCTCCGTCCACGCCGACGTCACCGTCACCATCGGGCGGCCGAAGCTGGGCACGCTCCTCTTCCCCGCCGCCGAGGCGGCCGGGCTGCTCCTCCTGGGCGAGATCCCGGTGCCGCCGGTGGTCTGGCGCGCGGCGGAGCCGCGGGCCTGGCTGCTGGAGCCCGCCGGCGCGGCGGCACTGCTGCCGGCGCGACCCGCCGCCGCCCACAAGGGCGCCTTCGGCCACGTGCTCGTGGTGGGCGGCTCGCGCGGCCTGAGCGGGGCGCCCGGGCTGGCCGCCCGCGGCGCCGTCCGGGGCGGCGCGGGCCTGGTCAGCGTGGCCACGGTGGACGAGGTGGCGGGGCCGGTGGCGGGGTCGCTTCCCGAGGCGATGGTGAGCGGTTTCCGGCCCGACCCCGACGGCCGCCTGGGGCCGGAGGTGGTGGCGGGGATCCTGGCGCTGGCGGAGCGGGCGGACGTCCTCCTCCTGGGGCCGGGGCTCGGCCGCTCGGAGGGGACGCGCGGGCTGGTGCGGGCGCTGCTGGAGCGCTGGCAGGGCGGCCTGGTCCTGGACGCCGACGCGCTGGCGGTGGTCGGCGCCGACGAGGTGGCGGCGCTGCGCGGGCGGCTGCCGCGGGCGGCGGCGCGGACCGTGGTGACGCCGCATCCGGGGGAGGCGGCGCGCTTCCTGGGGCGGCCGACGGGCGAGATCCTGACGGACCTGCCGGCGGCGGCGCGGGAGCTGGCGCGGCGGGCGGGGGCGGCGGCGATCCTGAAGGGGGCGCACACGCTGGTGGCCGCGCCGGACGGGCGGCTCTGGGTCAACCCCACCGGCAACCCCGGCATGGCGACGGGGGGCAGCGGGGACGTGCTGGGCGGCCTGGTGGCCGCGCTCGTGGGGCAGGGGCTGGAGGCCGCGGCGGCGGCCCGGCTGGCCGTCTACCTGCACGGACTGGCGGGCGATCTGGCGGCGGAGGCGGGGAGCGCGCGTGCGCTGGCGGCGGGCGACCTGGCCGATGGGCTGGGCGCGGCCTACCGCTGGCTGGAGGAGGGCGCCCGGTCGGGTCGGGGTCCGAGACGGGGGTCCGAAGCGACCGGTCACGAAATGATGTCATGGTGGCGAATGTGA
- a CDS encoding asparaginase has protein sequence MRPRIGIPAGRADASADAAFHVGADYVRAVEAAGGLPVLLPAGEGPVLPEEALRGVDGLLLAGGGDVAPGLYGEQPHPRLGPVEPDRDRWELALARRALAAGLPVLGICRGIQVLNVADGGTLYQDLEAQLPDALQHAQKAPRWHRSHPVRIEPESLLARLVGAGELAVNSFHHQAVREVAPGWRVTAVAPDGVVEAMERPDLPFALGIQFHAENLVAREPRFLRIFQGLVEAAAARGRHAEAEVLGEVWRGESVESVHRGHGAVVSAGGELLYELGQPGFVTSLRSAAKPFQAMAVIESGAADEFAISELELAVIAGSHSGTRAHTALVEGLLGRLRLDRSALVCGPRPPLDAAARRELALSGESPTELHHTCSGKHTGMLAAALAMGAPVDGYAAPDHPVQRAVRRLLAEVAGVDEAALKQGTDGCGVPTWYLPLERMAYAYARLGRPQSLPEDHRAGAGRVVHAMLNHPEMVEGPGEFDTALIQASGGRILAKTGAEGLLCLAVPERGWGLALKEEDGERRALYPAALALLEQLDLLGGRAAEQLERWRHPVQRGGQGALSEVRPVARWTPAARPLGG, from the coding sequence ATGCGACCACGGATCGGGATTCCGGCGGGTCGTGCCGACGCTTCGGCCGACGCCGCCTTTCATGTCGGGGCGGACTACGTGCGCGCCGTGGAGGCGGCGGGAGGGCTGCCGGTCCTGCTTCCTGCCGGCGAGGGGCCGGTCCTGCCCGAGGAAGCGCTGCGCGGGGTGGACGGGCTCCTCCTGGCCGGCGGCGGCGACGTCGCGCCCGGCCTCTACGGGGAGCAGCCCCACCCGCGTCTGGGCCCGGTGGAGCCCGACCGCGACCGCTGGGAGCTGGCGCTGGCCCGGCGGGCGCTGGCGGCCGGCCTGCCGGTGCTGGGCATCTGCCGCGGCATCCAGGTGCTGAACGTGGCCGACGGCGGCACGCTCTACCAGGACCTGGAGGCCCAGCTCCCCGACGCCCTCCAGCACGCCCAGAAGGCGCCCCGCTGGCACCGGAGCCACCCCGTCCGGATCGAGCCGGAGAGCCTCCTGGCGCGGCTCGTGGGGGCGGGGGAGCTGGCGGTCAACAGCTTCCACCACCAGGCGGTGCGCGAGGTGGCGCCGGGCTGGCGGGTGACGGCCGTCGCCCCGGACGGCGTGGTGGAGGCGATGGAGCGGCCCGACCTCCCCTTCGCCCTGGGCATCCAGTTCCACGCCGAGAACCTGGTGGCCCGGGAGCCGCGCTTCCTCCGCATCTTCCAGGGGCTGGTGGAGGCGGCGGCGGCCCGGGGCCGGCACGCCGAGGCGGAGGTGCTGGGCGAGGTCTGGCGGGGCGAGTCGGTGGAGTCGGTCCACCGCGGCCACGGCGCCGTCGTCTCGGCCGGCGGCGAGCTCCTCTACGAGCTGGGCCAGCCCGGCTTCGTCACCTCGCTCCGCTCGGCGGCCAAGCCCTTCCAGGCGATGGCGGTGATCGAGAGCGGGGCGGCCGACGAGTTCGCCATCAGCGAGCTGGAGCTGGCGGTGATCGCCGGCTCGCACAGCGGGACGCGCGCGCACACGGCGCTGGTGGAGGGGCTCCTGGGCCGGCTCCGCCTGGACCGGTCGGCCCTGGTCTGCGGCCCGAGGCCGCCCCTGGACGCCGCGGCGCGGCGGGAGCTGGCGCTCTCCGGCGAGTCGCCCACCGAGCTCCACCACACCTGCTCGGGCAAGCACACCGGCATGCTGGCGGCGGCGCTGGCCATGGGCGCCCCCGTCGACGGCTACGCCGCCCCCGACCACCCCGTCCAGCGGGCGGTCCGGCGCCTCCTGGCCGAGGTGGCCGGCGTGGACGAGGCGGCTCTGAAGCAGGGGACCGACGGCTGCGGCGTCCCCACCTGGTACCTTCCTCTCGAGCGGATGGCGTACGCTTACGCCCGCCTGGGCCGCCCCCAGTCGCTCCCGGAGGACCACAGGGCCGGCGCCGGCCGGGTGGTCCACGCCATGCTCAACCACCCGGAGATGGTGGAGGGCCCGGGCGAGTTCGACACCGCGCTGATCCAGGCCAGCGGCGGCCGGATCCTGGCCAAGACCGGCGCCGAGGGCCTCCTCTGCCTGGCGGTCCCCGAGCGGGGCTGGGGCCTGGCGCTCAAGGAAGAGGACGGCGAGCGCCGCGCCCTCTACCCGGCGGCGCTGGCGCTGCTGGAGCAGCTGGATCTCCTCGGCGGCCGCGCCGCGGAGCAGCTCGAGCGCTGGCGCCACCCCGTGCAGCGCGGCGGCCAGGGCGCGCTCTCCGAGGTCCGTCCGGTGGCGCGCTGGACGCCGGCGGCGCGCCCTCTCGGGGGGTGA
- a CDS encoding holo-ACP synthase, which produces MIIGTGIDIIEVERVRQALRRRGEPLLARIWTPAEQAFGRGTPGWFESLAGRFAAKEAVLKALGSGLREASWREVEVLREPWSAPRVRLSGRAAERAARLDVQRWHLSISHSRGYAVAVAIAEAADGPRATGEGDPS; this is translated from the coding sequence ATGATCATCGGGACAGGCATCGACATCATCGAGGTCGAACGGGTCCGGCAGGCGCTCCGCCGCCGGGGCGAACCGCTGCTCGCCCGCATCTGGACGCCGGCCGAGCAGGCGTTCGGGCGCGGCACGCCCGGCTGGTTCGAGAGCCTCGCCGGCCGCTTCGCCGCCAAGGAAGCGGTCCTCAAGGCGCTCGGCTCCGGCCTGCGCGAGGCTTCCTGGCGCGAGGTGGAGGTGCTCCGCGAGCCCTGGTCGGCGCCGCGGGTCCGGCTCTCGGGCCGGGCCGCCGAGCGGGCGGCGCGCCTGGACGTCCAGCGCTGGCACCTGAGCATCAGCCACAGCCGGGGCTACGCCGTCGCCGTCGCCATCGCCGAGGCGGCCGACGGCCCCCGGGCGACGGGGGAGGGGGATCCGTCATGA
- a CDS encoding type II toxin-antitoxin system PemK/MazF family toxin has translation MEPVLRGDIYYADLSPVVGSEQGGVRPVLVIQNDIGNRYSPTVIVAAITSQTGKAPMPTHVELAPAESGLGRASVVLLEQIRTIDKRRLRERVARLDRRTMKRVDEALRVSVGLAPL, from the coding sequence GTGGAGCCGGTCCTGCGCGGCGACATCTACTATGCGGACCTGAGCCCGGTGGTCGGCTCCGAGCAGGGCGGCGTCCGGCCGGTCCTGGTGATCCAGAACGACATCGGGAACCGCTACAGCCCCACGGTGATCGTGGCCGCCATCACCTCCCAGACCGGCAAGGCGCCGATGCCCACCCACGTGGAGCTGGCGCCGGCCGAGAGCGGGCTGGGGCGCGCGTCGGTGGTCCTGCTGGAGCAGATCCGGACCATCGACAAGCGCCGGCTGCGCGAGAGGGTGGCCCGCCTCGACCGCCGAACGATGAAGCGGGTGGACGAGGCGCTGCGCGTCAGCGTCGGCCTCGCTCCCCTCTAG
- the alr gene encoding alanine racemase codes for MTASRPTWAEVDLASLRHNARLIGRQAAPRRWWAVVKADGYGHGAVQVARVAAAEGALGLCVATPGEALELRQAGLRLPVLVLGWTPPEAVEAMIQADVRLTVFDLRGAEEASRAARRLGRPARIHLKVDTGMTRLGFDAASGEERLERAAAEAARAALLEGVEAEGVFTHLASSESDREASREQLERFGRFLAALAEEGVRPRRVHAGNSGGLFHVPEARPYDYRVGIALYGYGPAGANSGFGLGLRPALRWRARVAQVREVPAGRRVSYGGTFVTSRPSRLATLPVGYADGLHRALSGRGTVLLRGRRAPMVGRVCMDQVIVDATDIPGVEAGDVATLIGEDGGQRLTADDVAEAAGTISYEVLTSISGRVPRRWAGEGDAGGAPGRAAGGGAR; via the coding sequence GTGACGGCGAGCCGCCCCACCTGGGCCGAGGTCGACCTGGCCAGCCTCCGCCACAACGCCCGCCTGATCGGGCGGCAGGCGGCGCCGCGCCGCTGGTGGGCGGTGGTCAAGGCCGACGGGTACGGGCACGGGGCCGTCCAGGTGGCTCGGGTGGCCGCCGCGGAGGGGGCCCTCGGCCTCTGCGTGGCGACGCCGGGCGAGGCGCTGGAGCTCCGCCAGGCGGGGCTCCGGCTGCCGGTCCTGGTCCTGGGCTGGACGCCGCCGGAGGCGGTGGAGGCGATGATCCAGGCGGACGTCCGCCTGACCGTCTTCGACCTGCGCGGGGCGGAGGAGGCCTCGCGGGCGGCGCGACGGCTGGGGCGCCCGGCGCGGATCCACCTGAAGGTGGACACCGGGATGACGCGGCTCGGCTTCGACGCCGCCAGCGGGGAGGAGCGGCTGGAGCGCGCGGCGGCGGAGGCGGCCCGGGCGGCGCTGCTGGAGGGGGTGGAGGCGGAGGGCGTCTTCACCCACCTGGCTTCCTCCGAGTCGGACCGCGAGGCGAGCCGGGAGCAGCTGGAGCGGTTCGGCCGCTTCCTGGCGGCGCTGGCGGAGGAAGGGGTGCGGCCGCGGCGGGTCCACGCCGGCAACTCGGGCGGCCTCTTCCACGTGCCGGAGGCGCGGCCCTACGACTACCGCGTGGGCATCGCCCTCTACGGCTACGGGCCGGCGGGGGCCAACAGCGGCTTCGGGCTGGGGCTCCGCCCGGCGCTCCGCTGGCGGGCGCGGGTGGCCCAGGTCCGGGAGGTCCCGGCCGGCAGGAGGGTGAGCTACGGCGGCACCTTCGTGACGTCGCGGCCGAGCCGGCTGGCGACGCTGCCCGTGGGCTACGCCGACGGGCTCCACCGCGCGCTCTCCGGCCGCGGGACGGTCCTCCTCCGCGGCAGGCGGGCGCCCATGGTCGGCCGCGTCTGCATGGACCAGGTGATCGTCGACGCGACCGACATCCCCGGCGTGGAGGCGGGCGACGTGGCGACGCTGATCGGCGAGGACGGCGGGCAGCGGCTGACCGCCGACGACGTGGCGGAGGCCGCCGGGACCATCAGCTACGAGGTGCTCACCTCCATCTCCGGGCGCGTTCCGCGGCGCTGGGCGGGGGAGGGCGATGCCGGTGGGGCGCCGGGACGAGCCGCGGGGGGAGGCGCGCGATGA